TATTGTAATTAATTGTAACCTTCTTGTGGAATAAAATCAGCATCTTTTTTATAAGATTCCATTTTTTAATAAAACCATTGAAGCAAAAGCATATAATTTAAGTTAGGCAAGAAATTTTCATTCTACATAATTCAAATAATACATTTTTAGAATGGAAATATTAAGAACATCAAATTTATTATTTCTTACAGGCGAAGGCAAATCAGAAGTTTTTTCAGGTGTATATTATAATGGCACAATGTATTACGACTTTGCAAATGTGAAATTTATAAATAATTCTGGAATTGCAGATCTTATTGACCTGGTAAAGTTGTGGATGGAAATGGGAACAGATGTGAAATTTATTCATGTTAATGAAGAGATTCAAAAGAAATTTAAGGATTCTGGGCTCGATCAAATAATTTGTTGTGAATAATTTATCTGAACAATTCATATTTTGAAAACATACTATTTCAGCAGATTTGAAAATCGAAAACCTTACCCTGAAATTAAGAACAATAAATACAGGACGTTTTTCTTTCAATTTTTTGCAATTCTAACAATAGGATTTGGTTTGACTTATTTGAATTGGAGATGGCAATACTCCCTTAATTATGATGCGCTTTGGTTTGCATTACCACTTGTTGTTGCCGAAACCTTGAGTTTTGTTGGTACTTGTCTTATTATTTATAATATGTGGTCAAACAAAGATCCAATAAAGCATGCTCCTGTTCATTTTTTATCTGAAATTGAAGACTTACATGGCCGTTTAGATAGACCTGTTAAAATTGATGTACATATAGCAACTTATAATGAGGAAGTTGAAATTGTCCGATACAGCATCAGAGATGCCAAAAATATGGTTTATCCTTTTGCTGATGTGCCTATTAACATTTATATACTTGATGATGGAAGACGTGATGGCAGGAATGCTAATCAGGAAAACATGAAAAAAGTTGCAGAAGAGGAGGGGGCCGGATACATAATAAGAGATAATAATGAGGGTTATAAAGCAGGTAATTTAAAGAATGGACTTGAAAAGACAAATGGAGATATTTTCGTTATTCTTGATGCTGATACACGTCCATTTCCTGATTTTTTGGTGAATACCATAGGATATTTCCGGAATAAAAAA
This sequence is a window from Bacteroidota bacterium. Protein-coding genes within it:
- a CDS encoding STAS domain-containing protein; the protein is MEILRTSNLLFLTGEGKSEVFSGVYYNGTMYYDFANVKFINNSGIADLIDLVKLWMEMGTDVKFIHVNEEIQKKFKDSGLDQIICCE